A single window of Modestobacter italicus DNA harbors:
- a CDS encoding cytochrome P450, whose amino-acid sequence MDVVVSRLVEDAVLAARIGAMRAGGLALAVGGDRVARLLHRPWRRDPYPVYAELRAAQTRPGGGPVRSRIGITALATHASCEAVLRDRRFGVQPAGGGSRLGGRAAETGDGGSLLEPLDLSLLTLDPPDHTRLRRLAQPAFAPRRLAHYRTVAERVTGELLDAAVARSRTEGRFDLVRDLASPLPIAVISALLDVPEVDDERFARWGRALGTALDGVRSPTHARELADARTALRSMLAGLLDQRRADPGEDVLSALATAVDGDGATVDEALALAQLLLVAGFETTTNLIGNAVQALQRTPGHWAALAADPGLAAAAVEETLRFDPPVQLTARFAHEDLEVDGVPLRRDSGVLVLLAAANRDPAVHPDPDRFDLHREQAAPHLAFSGGVHYCLGAPLARLEGEVALRVLAERAPRLRLAGRAVPRVATVLRGPLSLPVTA is encoded by the coding sequence ATGGACGTCGTGGTCAGCCGGCTCGTCGAGGACGCCGTCCTGGCGGCCCGGATCGGGGCGATGCGCGCCGGTGGGCTGGCGCTGGCCGTGGGCGGAGACCGGGTCGCCCGGCTGCTGCACCGGCCGTGGCGGCGGGACCCCTACCCCGTGTACGCCGAGCTGCGCGCGGCCCAGACCCGGCCCGGCGGTGGCCCGGTCCGCAGCCGGATCGGGATCACGGCGCTGGCCACCCACGCCTCGTGCGAGGCGGTGCTGCGCGACCGGCGCTTCGGCGTGCAGCCCGCCGGTGGCGGGAGCCGGCTGGGCGGCAGGGCGGCCGAGACCGGGGACGGCGGCTCGCTGCTGGAGCCGCTGGACCTGTCGCTGCTGACCCTGGACCCACCCGACCACACCCGGCTCCGCCGGCTCGCCCAGCCGGCGTTCGCCCCCCGACGGCTCGCCCACTACCGCACGGTCGCCGAGCGGGTGACCGGCGAGCTGCTCGACGCCGCCGTGGCGCGCAGCCGGACCGAGGGGCGCTTCGACCTGGTGCGCGACCTGGCCTCGCCGCTGCCGATCGCGGTCATCTCCGCGCTGCTCGACGTCCCGGAGGTCGACGACGAGCGGTTCGCCCGGTGGGGACGCGCCCTGGGCACCGCGCTGGACGGCGTCCGCTCCCCCACCCACGCGCGAGAGCTGGCCGACGCCCGGACCGCCCTGCGGTCGATGCTCGCCGGCCTGCTCGACCAGCGGCGGGCCGACCCGGGCGAGGACGTGCTGTCCGCGCTGGCCACCGCGGTCGACGGCGACGGCGCCACCGTGGACGAGGCCCTCGCGCTGGCCCAACTGCTGCTCGTGGCCGGCTTCGAGACCACGACCAACCTGATCGGCAACGCGGTGCAGGCCCTGCAGCGCACGCCCGGGCACTGGGCCGCGCTCGCCGCGGACCCGGGGCTGGCCGCCGCGGCCGTCGAGGAGACGCTGCGGTTCGACCCACCGGTGCAGCTGACCGCCCGGTTCGCGCACGAGGACCTCGAGGTGGACGGCGTCCCGCTGCGTCGCGACAGCGGCGTCCTGGTGCTGCTGGCCGCCGCCAACCGGGACCCGGCGGTGCACCCGGACCCGGACCGCTTCGACCTGCACCGCGAGCAGGCCGCGCCGCACCTCGCGTTCTCCGGCGGGGTGCACTACTGCCTGGGCGCGCCGCTGGCCCGGCTGGAGGGCGAGGTGGCGCTGCGCGTGCTGGCCGAGCGGGCGCCGCGGCTGCGGCTGGCCGGCCGGGCGGTGCCGCGGGTGGCGACGGTGCTCCGCGGACCGCTCAGCCTGCCGGTGACGGCCTGA
- a CDS encoding NADH-quinone oxidoreductase subunit M, translating into MSDFPFLLAMIAVPAAGAAVLAALPPTRQALARGLAMAVSLLVLLLAVLATVAFDTGGDRFQLTTSVSWIADFGVSFALGVDGIALVMLLLLAVLVPVVIGSSWDERATGNRSMRTYWAWLLLLESMMVGVFAATDVFLFYVFFEAMLIPMYFLIGSFGGPNRQYAAVKFFLYSLLGGLVMLASVIGLYVVSNSQLGEGTFAFDALRQLDIDPGVQKLLFLGFFVAFAIKAPLVPFHTWLPDAGAEAPVGSAVLLVGVMDKVGTFGFLRYCLPLFPDASRELAPLVLVPAVIGVLYAALVAMGQQDMKRLVSYTSVAHFGFIAVGIFAFSTEAATGAVLYMVNHGIATGLLFLVVGMVITRGGSRQIRDYGGLAAKAPLLAGVFLLAGLASLALPGTNSFVSEFLVLIGSFPREPVFTILATTGIVLAALYVLLMYQRVFHGPPRGVLAPPPDDAPPPDDAPPPDDAAPADGGGSTAVLTAPAPARTSVLRDLSRRELAVVAPLVALVIGLGVYPQPLIDLVQPAVQATMSDVGADPAGSAPEAPGGTD; encoded by the coding sequence GTGAGCGACTTCCCGTTCCTGCTGGCGATGATCGCGGTGCCCGCGGCGGGGGCGGCCGTGCTCGCCGCCCTGCCGCCGACCCGGCAGGCGCTGGCCCGCGGGCTGGCCATGGCGGTGAGCCTGCTCGTGCTGCTGCTCGCGGTGCTGGCCACGGTCGCCTTCGACACCGGCGGTGACCGGTTCCAGCTCACCACCTCGGTCAGCTGGATCGCGGACTTCGGCGTCAGCTTCGCCCTCGGCGTCGACGGCATCGCCCTGGTGATGCTGCTGCTCCTGGCGGTGCTGGTGCCGGTCGTCATCGGCTCGTCCTGGGACGAGCGGGCCACCGGGAACCGCTCCATGCGCACCTACTGGGCCTGGCTGCTGCTGCTGGAGTCGATGATGGTGGGGGTCTTCGCCGCCACCGACGTCTTCCTGTTCTACGTCTTCTTCGAGGCGATGCTCATCCCGATGTACTTCCTGATCGGCAGCTTCGGCGGCCCGAACCGGCAGTACGCCGCGGTGAAGTTCTTCCTCTACAGCCTGCTCGGCGGGCTGGTCATGCTGGCCTCGGTCATCGGGCTGTACGTGGTGAGCAACTCCCAGCTCGGCGAGGGCACCTTCGCCTTCGACGCGCTGCGCCAGCTGGACATCGACCCGGGCGTGCAGAAGCTGCTGTTCCTCGGCTTCTTCGTCGCCTTCGCGATCAAGGCACCGCTGGTGCCCTTCCACACCTGGCTGCCCGACGCCGGTGCCGAGGCCCCCGTCGGCAGCGCCGTGCTGCTGGTCGGGGTGATGGACAAGGTGGGCACCTTCGGCTTCCTGCGCTACTGCCTGCCGCTGTTCCCCGACGCCTCGCGCGAGCTGGCCCCGCTGGTGCTGGTGCCCGCGGTGATCGGGGTGCTGTACGCCGCGCTGGTCGCGATGGGGCAGCAGGACATGAAGCGGCTGGTGTCCTACACGTCGGTCGCGCACTTCGGCTTCATCGCGGTCGGCATCTTCGCCTTCAGCACCGAGGCCGCCACCGGTGCGGTGCTGTACATGGTCAACCACGGCATCGCGACCGGCCTGCTGTTCCTCGTCGTGGGCATGGTCATCACCCGCGGTGGTTCCCGGCAGATCCGCGACTACGGCGGCCTGGCCGCGAAGGCGCCGCTGCTGGCCGGGGTGTTCCTGCTCGCCGGCCTGGCGTCGCTGGCGCTGCCGGGCACCAACAGCTTCGTCAGCGAGTTCCTCGTGCTCATCGGCTCGTTCCCGCGGGAGCCGGTGTTCACCATCCTGGCCACCACCGGCATCGTGCTGGCCGCGCTGTACGTGCTGCTCATGTACCAGCGGGTCTTCCACGGACCGCCGCGCGGGGTGCTGGCCCCGCCGCCGGACGACGCCCCGCCGCCGGACGACGCCCCGCCGCCGGACGACGCCGCGCCGGCCGACGGTGGGGGCAGCACCGCCGTCCTCACCGCGCCGGCGCCGGCCCGCACGTCGGTGCTGCGCGACCTCTCCCGCCGTGAGCTCGCCGTCGTGGCGCCGCTGGTGGCGCTGGTCATCGGGCTCGGCGTGTACCCGCAGCCGCTCATCGACCTGGTCCAGCCGGCGGTGCAGGCCACCATGAGCGACGTCGGCGCCGACCCCGCGGGCAGCGCCCCCGAAGCCCCCGGAGGGACCGACTGA
- the nuoN gene encoding NADH-quinone oxidoreductase subunit NuoN, whose protein sequence is MGSITAPSLSYTALAPLLFVFGAAAVGVLVEAFAPRAVRHPVQVAIALVGTLGAFVSTVLLAGTETVTAGGALAVDGAALFLQGTIAVLGALSVLLFSERAVDPARSAFVAVAAVPAGSVRDRELATSTRVQTEVYPLASFALGGMMLFTASNDLLIMFVALEVLSLPLYLLSGLARRRRLLSQEAAVKYFLLGAFASAFFLYGLALVYGATGSVRLSAIREAAVTEGGDTLMVLGLALLVVGLMFKASVAPFHTWTPDVYQGAPTAVTAFMAAATKVAAFGAVLRLLYVAFGTADWTWRPLIYGLAIVSMLVGAVLGLTQTDLKRMLAYSSIAHAGFLLTGVIGLGPGDSGYGLAATMFYLLTYGLTTLGAFGLLTLVRDGDGEATHLSQWAGLAQRSPVVAALMTFLLLALAGIPLTSGFTAKFAVFRAAIEDGAWPLVVIALVASAIAAFFYLRVVVLMYFSPAAPDGPTVGVPGLPTTIVLAITAAATLVLGILPGAVLDLAEQAAVLVG, encoded by the coding sequence ATGGGCTCGATCACCGCCCCCTCCCTGTCCTACACCGCGCTGGCGCCGCTGCTGTTCGTGTTCGGCGCCGCCGCGGTCGGGGTGCTGGTCGAGGCCTTCGCGCCGCGCGCCGTCCGGCACCCGGTGCAGGTGGCGATCGCGCTGGTCGGCACCCTCGGCGCGTTCGTCTCGACCGTGCTGCTGGCCGGCACGGAGACGGTGACCGCCGGCGGTGCGCTCGCGGTCGACGGCGCCGCGCTGTTCCTGCAGGGCACCATCGCCGTCCTCGGGGCGCTGTCGGTGCTGCTGTTCAGCGAGCGCGCGGTCGACCCGGCGCGCTCGGCCTTCGTCGCCGTGGCCGCGGTGCCCGCCGGCAGCGTGCGCGACCGCGAGCTGGCGACCTCGACCCGGGTGCAGACCGAGGTCTACCCGCTGGCGAGCTTCGCCCTCGGCGGGATGATGCTGTTCACCGCCTCCAACGACCTGCTCATCATGTTCGTCGCGCTCGAGGTGCTCAGCCTGCCGCTGTACCTGCTCTCCGGGCTGGCCCGGCGGCGCCGGCTGCTGTCCCAGGAGGCCGCGGTCAAGTACTTCCTGCTCGGCGCCTTCGCCTCCGCCTTCTTCCTGTACGGGCTGGCGCTGGTCTACGGCGCCACCGGCAGCGTGCGGCTCAGCGCCATCCGCGAAGCCGCGGTCACCGAGGGCGGGGACACCCTCATGGTGCTCGGCCTGGCCCTGCTGGTGGTCGGGCTGATGTTCAAGGCCAGCGTCGCGCCCTTCCACACCTGGACGCCGGACGTCTACCAGGGCGCCCCCACGGCGGTCACCGCGTTCATGGCCGCCGCCACCAAGGTCGCCGCGTTCGGGGCCGTGCTGCGCCTGCTGTACGTCGCCTTCGGCACCGCCGACTGGACCTGGCGGCCGCTGATCTACGGCCTGGCGATCGTGTCGATGCTGGTCGGCGCCGTGCTCGGGCTCACCCAGACCGACCTCAAGCGGATGCTCGCCTACTCCTCGATCGCGCACGCCGGCTTCCTGCTCACCGGCGTGATCGGGCTCGGCCCCGGCGACAGCGGGTACGGCCTGGCCGCCACGATGTTCTACCTGCTCACCTACGGCCTGACCACGCTCGGCGCCTTCGGGCTGCTCACCCTCGTCCGGGACGGCGACGGCGAGGCCACGCACCTGTCGCAGTGGGCCGGTCTCGCGCAGCGCTCCCCGGTCGTCGCCGCGCTGATGACCTTCCTGCTGCTGGCCCTGGCCGGGATCCCGCTCACCAGCGGCTTCACCGCCAAGTTCGCCGTCTTCCGGGCGGCGATCGAGGACGGCGCGTGGCCGCTGGTGGTCATCGCGCTGGTGGCGAGCGCGATCGCGGCGTTCTTCTACCTGCGGGTCGTCGTCCTCATGTACTTCTCGCCGGCGGCGCCGGACGGTCCCACCGTCGGCGTGCCCGGGCTCCCCACCACCATCGTGCTGGCGATCACCGCGGCGGCCACGCTGGTGCTCGGCATCCTCCCGGGAGCGGTGCTGGACCTGGCCGAGCAGGCCGCCGTCCTGGTCGGCTGA
- a CDS encoding PQQ-dependent sugar dehydrogenase — protein sequence MRRAPVTVGALVAAMLLAGCGSDLPGAEGDEAATDVPDSAQASSSAGVPALDVQVLADGLDHPWDVAQAPDGTLLVDERGGGFTAVRPDGAVRSVDADLDDLFATGETGLMGLVLDPAFADNRRFYTCQGVEEDGDAEIQVIAWTVDEGWTAATRVADPLLGGIPVNEGSGRHGGCRPRFDPTGQLLVGTGDNAVGSNPQDLGTLAGKVLRIDPQTGQPSAGNPFLDAEDPTTRLIWSYGHRNVQGIATQPGTQQVYTVEQGTDRDDEVNRSVAGGDYGYDPDGAPAGPEGSYDESVPMTDPDIPGAIEAVWSSGDPTIATSGATFLDGDAWGGYAGVLLVGVQKDTGVLGLRVDDSGQLVEQFRVPELEDSYGRVRSPVQGADGALYLTTDNGDGEDQLLKVTPQV from the coding sequence ATGCGACGCGCCCCGGTGACCGTCGGCGCGCTGGTCGCCGCAATGCTCCTCGCCGGTTGCGGCAGCGACCTCCCCGGTGCCGAGGGCGACGAGGCGGCCACCGACGTCCCGGACAGCGCGCAGGCGTCGTCGTCGGCGGGCGTCCCGGCGCTCGACGTGCAGGTGCTCGCCGACGGCCTGGACCACCCGTGGGACGTGGCGCAGGCGCCGGACGGGACGCTGCTGGTCGACGAGCGCGGGGGCGGCTTCACCGCCGTCCGGCCCGACGGCGCCGTCCGGTCGGTCGACGCCGACCTCGACGACCTGTTCGCCACCGGTGAGACGGGCCTCATGGGCCTGGTCCTCGACCCCGCCTTCGCCGACAACCGGCGGTTCTACACCTGCCAGGGCGTCGAGGAGGACGGCGACGCGGAGATCCAGGTGATCGCCTGGACCGTCGACGAGGGCTGGACGGCGGCCACCCGGGTCGCCGACCCGCTGCTCGGCGGCATCCCGGTCAACGAGGGCAGCGGCCGGCACGGCGGCTGCCGTCCGCGGTTCGACCCCACCGGCCAGCTCCTCGTCGGCACCGGCGACAACGCGGTGGGCAGCAACCCGCAGGACCTCGGCACGCTGGCCGGCAAGGTGCTGCGGATCGACCCGCAGACCGGGCAGCCGTCGGCCGGCAACCCCTTCCTGGACGCCGAGGATCCGACGACCCGGCTGATCTGGAGCTACGGGCACCGCAACGTCCAGGGCATCGCGACCCAGCCGGGGACGCAGCAGGTGTACACGGTCGAGCAGGGCACCGACCGCGACGACGAGGTCAACCGGTCGGTCGCCGGCGGTGACTACGGCTACGACCCGGACGGCGCACCCGCCGGCCCGGAGGGCAGCTACGACGAGAGCGTGCCGATGACCGACCCGGACATCCCGGGCGCCATCGAAGCCGTCTGGTCCTCCGGCGACCCGACGATCGCCACCAGCGGCGCGACCTTCCTCGACGGCGACGCGTGGGGCGGCTACGCCGGCGTGCTGCTGGTGGGCGTGCAGAAGGACACCGGGGTGCTCGGGCTGCGCGTCGACGACTCCGGGCAGCTGGTCGAGCAGTTCCGGGTGCCCGAGCTGGAGGACTCCTACGGCCGCGTCCGCTCCCCGGTGCAGGGCGCGGACGGCGCGCTGTACCTGACCACCGACAACGGCGACGGCGAGGACCAGCTGCTCAAGGTGACGCCGCAGGTCTGA
- a CDS encoding 2-oxoacid:ferredoxin oxidoreductase subunit beta has translation MTATPHVHDLGMPAGPDVTTVAGAIDASIAANGPKQTELKAKDLKTDQEVRWCPGCGDYVILNAVQSFLPSLGIAREDMVIVSGIGCSSRFPYYMNTYGMHSIHGRAPAIATGLAASRPDLSVWVVTGDGDALSIGGNHLIHTLRRNVNLTILLFNNRIYGLTKGQYSPTSEVGKVTKSTPMGSLDHPFNPVSLALGADATFVGRAMDSDRKGLTDVLRQAAEHQGTSLVEIYQNCNIFNDGAFELLKDPTTGPMWTIPLVHGEPLVFGPGGASCVVRDDFGGLRIAETNQVDAAQIVVHDAHREDPSYAFALSRLSSQDLRYTPMGVFRKVSKPSYDRMMTDQLEDAAAQEPADLDALLAGNDSWTVSA, from the coding sequence GTGACCGCCACCCCGCACGTGCACGACCTCGGCATGCCCGCCGGCCCCGACGTCACCACCGTCGCCGGTGCCATCGACGCCTCGATCGCGGCCAACGGCCCGAAGCAGACCGAGCTCAAGGCCAAGGACCTCAAGACCGACCAGGAGGTGCGCTGGTGCCCCGGGTGCGGTGACTACGTCATCCTCAACGCGGTCCAGAGCTTCCTGCCCAGCCTCGGCATCGCCCGCGAGGACATGGTCATCGTCTCCGGCATCGGGTGCTCGAGCCGCTTCCCGTACTACATGAACACCTACGGGATGCACTCGATCCACGGCCGGGCCCCGGCCATCGCGACCGGCCTGGCTGCCTCCCGCCCGGACCTGTCGGTGTGGGTCGTCACCGGTGACGGCGACGCGCTGTCCATCGGCGGCAACCACCTGATCCACACGCTGCGCCGCAACGTGAACCTGACGATCCTGCTGTTCAACAACCGGATCTACGGGCTCACCAAGGGCCAGTACTCGCCGACGTCGGAGGTCGGGAAGGTCACCAAGTCCACCCCGATGGGCTCGCTGGACCACCCGTTCAACCCGGTGTCGCTCGCCCTCGGCGCGGACGCCACCTTCGTCGGCCGGGCGATGGACTCCGACCGCAAGGGCCTCACCGACGTGCTCCGGCAGGCCGCCGAGCACCAGGGCACCTCGCTGGTGGAGATCTACCAGAACTGCAACATCTTCAACGACGGCGCCTTCGAGCTGCTCAAGGACCCGACCACCGGCCCGATGTGGACCATCCCGCTGGTCCACGGCGAGCCGCTGGTCTTCGGCCCGGGCGGTGCCTCCTGCGTCGTCCGCGACGACTTCGGCGGGCTGCGGATCGCCGAGACCAACCAGGTCGACGCCGCGCAGATCGTGGTGCACGACGCCCACCGCGAGGACCCCTCGTACGCGTTCGCGCTGTCCCGGCTGTCCAGCCAGGACCTGCGCTACACGCCGATGGGCGTCTTCCGGAAGGTCAGCAAGCCCAGCTACGACCGGATGATGACCGACCAGCTCGAGGACGCCGCCGCGCAGGAGCCGGCCGACCTCGACGCCCTGCTCGCCGGCAACGACAGCTGGACCGTCAGCGCCTGA
- a CDS encoding polyprenyl synthetase family protein, whose amino-acid sequence MGPWLPDGELGTVMAEGLARVEDALGTAVASDHAFVSEAAGHLMSAGGKRFRPMLALLAAQLGDGTAAEVVDAAVVCELTHLATLYHDDVMDEASVRRGAPSANSRWSNSVAILTGDFLFARASDLLADLGPDAVRIQAKTFERLVTGQLRETVGAQPGEDPVDHYLAVLADKTGSLVATSARFGATFAGVDAALVTALTAFGEEVGVAFQLSDDLIDIVSEGGASGKSPGTDLREGIATLPVLFALAGDDPAEARLRELVAGPVVDEAEHAEALELLRRSQSLARATAVLGDYADRARARLDAVPDGPVRDALAALCTYVVTRTS is encoded by the coding sequence GTGGGGCCGTGGCTGCCCGACGGTGAGCTGGGCACGGTCATGGCCGAGGGCCTGGCCCGGGTCGAGGACGCGCTGGGCACCGCGGTGGCCAGCGACCACGCGTTCGTCAGCGAGGCGGCCGGCCACCTGATGTCGGCGGGCGGCAAGCGGTTCCGGCCGATGCTCGCGCTGCTGGCCGCCCAGCTGGGCGACGGCACCGCCGCCGAGGTCGTCGACGCCGCCGTGGTGTGCGAGCTCACCCACCTGGCCACGCTGTACCACGACGACGTGATGGACGAGGCGTCCGTGCGCCGCGGCGCCCCCAGCGCGAACAGCCGGTGGAGCAACAGCGTCGCCATCCTCACCGGCGACTTCCTCTTCGCCCGGGCGTCGGACCTGCTCGCCGACCTCGGTCCCGACGCGGTGCGCATCCAGGCGAAGACCTTCGAGCGGCTGGTCACCGGCCAGCTGCGGGAGACCGTCGGGGCCCAGCCGGGCGAGGACCCGGTCGACCACTACCTCGCCGTGCTGGCCGACAAGACCGGCTCGCTGGTGGCCACCTCGGCCCGGTTCGGCGCGACCTTCGCCGGCGTCGACGCCGCGCTGGTCACCGCGCTCACCGCGTTCGGCGAGGAGGTCGGCGTGGCCTTCCAGCTCTCCGACGACCTGATCGACATCGTCAGCGAGGGCGGGGCCTCCGGGAAGTCGCCGGGCACCGACCTGCGGGAGGGCATCGCCACCCTGCCGGTGCTGTTCGCCCTCGCCGGTGACGACCCGGCCGAGGCGCGGCTGCGCGAGCTCGTCGCCGGGCCGGTCGTCGACGAGGCCGAGCACGCCGAGGCCCTCGAGCTGCTGCGCCGGTCGCAGTCGCTGGCCCGGGCCACCGCCGTGCTGGGCGACTACGCCGACCGGGCCCGTGCCCGGCTGGACGCCGTCCCGGACGGCCCGGTGCGCGACGCGCTGGCCGCGCTCTGCACCTACGTGGTCACCCGCACCAGCTGA
- a CDS encoding 2-oxoacid:acceptor oxidoreductase subunit alpha — translation MTGTNPGISPAESGVATGMDPATRSSAPGGLVKSVVALDRVVIRLAGDSGDGMQLTGGRFTSETATFGNDLSTLPNFPAEIRAPTGTLPGVSSFQLHFADHDIMTPGDAPDVLVVMNPAALKANLVDLPGGGLLIADSDEFTPRNLAKVGYASNPLEDGSLDKWQLVSVPLTSMTTDALADSGLGKKEAERSKNMFTLGLLSWMYHRPTEGTIRFLERQFRRKPQIAAANIAAFRAGFNYGETTEAFAVSYEVKPAPMAPGKYRHISGNQALAYGIVAAGQRSGLPVFLGAYPITPASDILHELSKHKSFGVRTFQAEDEIAGIGAALGASFGGALGVTTTSGPGVALKAETIGLAVMTELPLLIVDVQRGGPSTGLPTKTEQSDLLQALFGRNGEAPVPVIAPRSPGDCFDATLEATRIALTYRTPVILLSDGYLANGAEPWSIPAVDELPDLRVEFATAPNGSAEDGTEGQFLPYLRDPETLARPWAVPGTAGLQHRIGGLEKADKTGNISYDPANHDFMTRTRQAKIDGIAASIPPTEVDDPDGDASVAVIGWGSTYGPIGAACRRIRASGRSVAQVHLRHLNPLPADLGEILARYDRVVCPEMNLGQLALLLRAKYLVDVHSHTQVRGLPFRAAELAAVLQDVIDSTTPTAAPLEAAPNGAVL, via the coding sequence ATGACTGGCACCAACCCCGGAATCAGCCCCGCCGAGAGCGGCGTTGCCACCGGCATGGACCCCGCAACCCGCAGCTCCGCCCCCGGTGGCCTGGTGAAGAGCGTCGTCGCGCTCGACCGCGTCGTCATCCGGCTGGCCGGGGACTCCGGGGACGGCATGCAGCTGACCGGCGGTCGCTTCACCAGCGAGACCGCCACGTTCGGCAACGACCTGTCGACCCTGCCCAACTTCCCCGCCGAGATCCGGGCGCCAACGGGGACCCTGCCGGGTGTCAGCTCCTTCCAGCTGCACTTCGCCGACCACGACATCATGACCCCGGGTGACGCACCCGACGTCCTGGTCGTGATGAACCCGGCGGCGCTGAAGGCCAACCTCGTCGACCTGCCCGGCGGCGGCCTGCTGATCGCGGACTCCGACGAGTTCACCCCGCGCAACCTGGCCAAGGTCGGCTACGCGTCCAACCCGCTCGAGGACGGCTCGCTGGACAAGTGGCAGCTGGTCAGCGTGCCGCTGACCTCGATGACCACCGACGCGCTCGCCGACTCCGGGCTCGGCAAGAAGGAGGCCGAGCGGAGCAAGAACATGTTCACCCTCGGCCTGCTCAGCTGGATGTACCACCGGCCCACCGAGGGCACGATCCGCTTCCTCGAGCGCCAGTTCCGCCGCAAGCCGCAGATCGCCGCGGCCAACATCGCCGCGTTCCGGGCCGGCTTCAACTACGGCGAGACGACCGAGGCCTTCGCGGTCTCCTACGAGGTCAAGCCCGCCCCGATGGCGCCGGGCAAGTACCGGCACATCTCCGGCAACCAGGCGCTGGCCTACGGGATCGTCGCCGCCGGGCAGCGCTCCGGCCTGCCGGTGTTCCTCGGCGCCTACCCGATCACCCCGGCCAGCGACATCCTCCACGAGCTGTCCAAGCACAAGTCCTTCGGCGTGCGCACCTTCCAGGCCGAGGACGAGATCGCCGGGATCGGCGCCGCGCTCGGCGCCTCCTTCGGTGGCGCGCTGGGCGTGACGACGACGTCCGGGCCGGGTGTCGCCCTCAAGGCCGAGACCATCGGCCTGGCCGTCATGACCGAGCTGCCGCTGCTCATCGTCGACGTGCAGCGCGGCGGCCCCTCGACCGGGCTGCCCACCAAGACCGAGCAGTCGGACCTGCTGCAGGCGCTGTTCGGCCGCAACGGCGAGGCTCCCGTGCCGGTGATCGCCCCGCGCTCCCCCGGTGACTGCTTCGACGCCACGCTCGAGGCGACCCGGATCGCGCTGACCTACCGGACGCCGGTCATCCTGCTGTCGGACGGCTACCTGGCCAACGGCGCCGAGCCGTGGTCCATCCCGGCCGTCGACGAGCTGCCCGACCTGCGGGTGGAGTTCGCGACCGCGCCCAACGGCAGCGCCGAGGACGGCACCGAGGGCCAGTTCCTGCCCTACCTGCGCGACCCGGAGACGCTGGCCCGCCCGTGGGCGGTGCCGGGCACCGCCGGGCTGCAGCACCGGATCGGTGGGCTGGAGAAGGCCGACAAGACCGGCAACATCTCCTACGACCCGGCCAACCACGACTTCATGACCCGCACCCGGCAGGCCAAGATCGACGGCATCGCCGCGTCGATCCCGCCGACCGAGGTCGACGACCCGGACGGCGACGCGTCGGTCGCCGTCATCGGCTGGGGCTCCACCTACGGCCCGATCGGCGCCGCCTGCCGGCGGATCCGCGCCTCGGGCCGGTCGGTCGCCCAGGTGCACCTGCGCCACCTCAACCCGCTGCCGGCCGACCTCGGCGAGATCCTCGCCCGCTACGACCGGGTCGTCTGCCCCGAGATGAACCTCGGGCAGCTGGCCCTGCTGCTGCGGGCGAAGTACCTGGTCGACGTGCACAGCCACACCCAGGTCCGCGGGCTGCCCTTCCGGGCGGCCGAGCTGGCCGCCGTGCTGCAGGACGTCATCGACAGCACCACCCCCACCGCGGCCCCGCTCGAGGCCGCCCCGAACGGAGCAGTCCTGTGA